DNA sequence from the Callospermophilus lateralis isolate mCalLat2 chromosome 2, mCalLat2.hap1, whole genome shotgun sequence genome:
TAAATATCACAAAAATACAAAACACGTAGTGTCAGTACACTCAGGCCTACTCCAAAAGGTCAGAAGTTCTAGTTTCTGCATGAACAATGATTGCTGGTGGCCTGGGAGGTAAAGCATGTCACAGTTTAAAGAACTTTTATAAGCCCTGGGCTTCATTGAGGCTGTAGCAATGTCCAGGGGAAGCTAAAGTCAGTGGCTTAGAGGCCCACATACAACTTGGGATGAAGTGAGGCTCAGTCATCCTATATTGGCAAAAATGATTGTGGGGGCCAGAGGGGAACACCACAGGGGAGATATCCTGAGGGTGACATAAGAAGCAAGAGGTGGTCATGATATCCAGGCCACGGTAGGGGCCAAAGGCACAGCCATGTTTAGGACTAGGCTAAGAGTCCTTGAGAAATACCACAACCTCCTGTGGCAGCTTATGGGGAGGGAAGGTCCACATCTGTGGCACAGTGGACCCTGGTTGTCATAGCAGGAGGAAGCACAAACATCTCACTGGTGTCCACTCTTGGGTCTCCACGGGTGAAAGATTCAGGCCTGAATTGTTGCTGATGAGGATATTCTGTGGTTCCAAGTGTTAGGAGTCAGAGGCACAGCATTTGGCAATATATTAAATAGCCATGGATTCAGAAGTTGAGAGcaaccattaataaagttattttaGGCCTCAAAAGTGCAGCACCATCTAGCTTCAGCTGGGAGGAATCCCACCCAGAGACATAAGGGATTTTGGCAACCTTAGTTGAGTCTGATACATGTTACAACGTGAATGCtcacattatactaagtgaaacaaACCAGATACCAAACAACACATACTATATCATTCCACTTGTTGTAGGTGCCATAAGAGTCAAATTAATACTGAAATGAAGGAGAATAATGGATTCTGGCAGCTGGAGCACAGTGTAATATGAAGTACTGCCTAATGGGTAGAGTACCACTTTGTGGTGAGGAAAGGCTCTGCAGATGGTTGGTGGTTGTGATGGTTGTATAATTAGAATGTCTTTTATAGTCactaaaattattaataaaataaatcatatattacatATACTTAACCGcaacaaaaatatttgaaatttaatgAAAGACAATGTTGCATGGACGTTTATAACTGCTTTACTTTCATTGAAAAGTGTGTTTAAAAGAGTTCTTTGTATTATGAAGAAACTTCTAGACTGTGGACATGATCAAAGCATGATATATTCATGTCGGGAGAGATCACAGTAAAACTCATTAATTTGCACAATTCATATATGTTAATAATTACAATTCGTTTTTTTTTAAGTGCCCTTTTTCTAGGCCAGGTCTGTAACCCAATGCTAaaatgcttgcctcgcatgtgtgaggcactgggttccatcctcagcaccacataaaactaaataaaggtattttgtgtccatctacaactagaaaaaaagtacacacacacacacacacacacacacacacccttcctCTATATAGCTTTGGTCTCATTTTGTTAGTCTGATACTAAGATCCATGACTCCAGTGAGGTTTCTTTGTTTGCATTTTCCTTGGTACAGTTTTggcattatattttttttcttatctactTGAAACACTGTTTAGATATATCTCTTTCATACGATTTTGATATGAAGAATATATTTTAAGGGTTCCTCCTCTTTGTTTTGAGGGTATACATTATAAATAACAAATTTATTAAACAATAATGTTACAAAATCTGCCTGGAGTAGAACTATCAGACTCAATTGGTCAAAAGGTTTAGTTTCTTCAGGAGCAGTGGTTGGTGGTAGCCTGGGAAGAGGAGCATGCATGTTACATTTGTCGGGCTGTGAAGTGCTACTGGGCCTCACTTTGGCAGTGGCAAGGTCCAGGGGAAGTCTGATTAAGGACAGACACCCTGATGGAATTTGAGGATAAAGAAAAGAAGCTCACTCAGATTCTCTGCATCATCCAATGTTGACCCATGATTGTGGGGGCTAGAAGAATATATCATAGAGGAGGAAATAGGCATGGCATCTAGACCATGGTAGGGGCCACAGGCACAGCCATGTTCAGGAGTGGTCTGAGAGTCTCTGAGAGATGCTACAGCTTCCTGTGGCATCTTATAGGGTGGGGAGATCCACTTCCTAGGTCACAGTGAGCCCTAGTTGTTATACGGGGAGAAAGCATCAGGCATCCTCAGAAATGTCAATTCTTGAAAGTAACAGGGAACAGGTACTAGAGACAGGCCCATGCCAGAATTGCTGTATGGCTGAGAACTTCAATGATTCCTTCCAAGTTTCCTGAGTGGATTTGCCCGCACTTCATTGCTATAATGACTATCCGAGGCAGACTACTTGGCAAACATAcgaatttattttgactcatgatttTGGAGAATGAAAGTCCAAACAGGATGATGCAGTCACCTGTAAGGGTGTCTACTGGCTGCATCATATGGTAGGGAGAACGTGTACATATCTCTGTGTATATATGGTCTCTTTCCCTCTCCTTATAATATCACTAGGATTCTATCATGACAGCTGAACCCTAAGGACCTTATCTAAACTAATCACATTTTAAAGGTCCCAACCTTAAACACTATACACAGATTAACTCTCCATTCTCGTAAAACCATTATAAGACTCATTGTTTTAATCAAGTTTCATCACTGTGAACAAAAGACCCAGCAAGAGCAACTTAGGAAACATTTATTTGGCTCAGGGTTTCATAGGTTCTGTGGTTGGTCAGCTCCACAGCTATGGGCctcagtgaggcagaacattgcagtggaagagtgtggcagagaaaagcagctcagaacaaggtaaccaggaagcagagagagaaaaatcaatactcatcaaaagcaaaatataaacccccaagGCCCCCAGTGATCTACTTTTCTGTAGCCACACCTTATGAGCCCAGTTTTGACCCAGTTAATCTGTATCACTAGATTAATTCAATGATTAGGCCATACCTATTGTGATCTAATCATTTCTCTTATGGAAATTATTGCATGTTTAACACTTGTTTATCctagataaacaataacactcatACAGGAATAATTCTTCTGAATGAGTTCAGGGGGACAATTtatatttaaaccaaaacacgaggACTAGGGGTCTAAGACACAGTCACATTTACAATATACTCAGTAGCCAAGATTAAGAGCATCCATTGGTGGCCAAGGCTTCTCCAAAGTCAAAGGATCAAATCCCTCTAGTGGCAAGAAGAATATGGAGACCTCCACTGGATCCAGAATCTTAGAGGAATAAGAGTGGTCCAAGCCTACAACCTCAGCAGGTGTCATGCAGTCCCCAGTAGCATCATTGGCAACTCTTAAAGATGGAATGAAATCAGGAGGAGTCAGTGGGACAATTTCAGGGAGATTCAGCGTGATGTTATCCAGAGACTACAAGCATGGGCCAGGGTGCATTGGTTCGTCAGGATCCAGTGGGGGACCCAAGGGTTGAAGATCAGGGGCACAGCGACATCCTGAGGCCTTGGCAGGAAAATAGGGCCCAGCTCTCACAGATACAGAATCGTTCATCAAAGCTCTATCCTCAGGCAAGGGCTGATGCTCAGAACCTGAAGCTGTGTTCCCTGTAGCCACCATTAGGAGTCCTTTGGTCTGTGTCAAGACAGTAGGCTCAGGAGCCTCCAATTCCCAAGAACAAAGATGATTAACAGTTTTGGTTCGCCCTCGGATCCTTCCAGACTTTGGGAAGCAGCCCTTAACTGTAGCCCTGGGCTGCATATAACTATTGGGGGATGACATGCTACAGGACGCAGGACATATTGGGGTGCAGCCACGGCTCCCACAGCCTGTGGCTACAGGACATTTGAGGCATCTTTTTCCCTGGCCTCGGTGGTGTCTCAGGCTAGGGGTCAGTCTCCCAGGAACCTGTTTCTGTTTTGCTGATGCGGTGGTTTTGGTGTGGTCCAGAGCTGCTGGGTCTTGCCAGACTGGGAACTGTCTCAGGCTGGGGGAAGCTTTCCTACGTGAAAGGACATCCCTCCAGGTGGTCATCGCCTGTCTACCAGGCGCTGTAGGCTCAGTGTGGTCTACTACCGCCCTGTCTTGCCCGCATTTCCACAGCTCATAGCGCTCAGGTTGCAGGATGCGCACAAAAGGGTCCATGGAGAAGCTGACCCTGGCCTCCCCACAGCTGCACTGAGACGCCACTTTGCCATAATCAATCCACCGCGGAGTGGCGAAATTGATGGCCTCCGCACAGTTGAAGCCATGGTTGAAGCCAGCGTGGTAGCCATAGGGAAATGTCACCATGAACTcaccagcctcctgagtcacgcgGTTGAAGGGAATGCCATTCTCATGGAGGACTGTGGGCGAGATGAGGGCCACCTTGTGCCTCAGGAAGGCCTCACAGCCCTGGGAACTGCCCGGGAAAAGCTCCCTGGCCAGGCGCTCCAGGCGCTGCCCGTGTTCAGGGGGCACTGCGTACCACGTTTTGGGCTCCCCAAAGTGCAAGTAGTTGATGCTGTAAAGGTCCATGTCCTCCGTGTGCCACGCAAAAGTGGTCTTCCACATGCCAAAGTACAGGTAGGGCGTGTTGACACCCTCAATGACAACTCCACATTCCTGCTCCAACAGGTCCAGAATGGTTCCCAGGTGTCCCAGGTTCCACTCTTTAGTGTTCTCATCAAATAAGGAGCCACTGATGTCAGCACCATAAATTGGTGAGTCATAGAGGCGGCTCTTCCAGTACTTTCTCTCCAGATCTTCAAAATTCAGGTGAAGGGGAGTTCTATACTTTTCGCTTTCTGCCAGGAGGTGATACTCTCCCACCGTCATGGCTTTCTTCTTTTTGTGGTATTGAGTGAACATACCTGCTTTCCCAGAGACCACCTGCTGCAGGGGAGTGGCTATTAAGATGTCACTGACATCATCATAGGACTGCCTggctctccattcctttggtggaATTACCTTGGCCAGGCCAGCTCTGTGTGCCCCTTGGGATTCCATGTAGGCAATATAATTGTTGAAATCTGAGAATTCTTCCATGGTTGGGTGGAATGTCAGAATGGTGGAACTTCTTGTCTGGGTACCAGAGTGAGCAGACTTCATGGTGCAATATTTTCGGCAACAAATTCTAAAACCTTAGATGTATTATAGATTCCTGAGAATGTTTGggaattatttcttcttcttgtcttcttcctccttattttctgtccttccttctttactccctccttcctttcttcttttaagtaTGTTTGTTTACCTATGAGGCAGTAACCCAGTCTTGAGCCTCCAATTCAATGATATATCTTTTCCAGCTTTGCTGGTTCACCAAACGTACTCTATTCTGATCAGCGGGTATTTTACTCAAATAAAATATAGTATTTTCCAGCGGAGTAGGTACCACAATGCAAGAACTGGCTCAGCCTACAGCTCAGCGAGTTTCCCTTTGTTGGGTCTGTAAGGAATGATAATTATCAAATTATACTTATATTGTGAGcaggtacaaatatgtaacaaatgCAACCATTATAGCAGAGCATTGTGgcccactcctgtaatcccagcaacttgggaggctgagtagaaggatcacaatttcgaggcccacctcagcaacttaggaagatgccTGAAGAACTTCGAGagaccagtctcaaaataaaaaatgaaaagagcttggaaatgtagctcagtgataacgcacccctgggttcaatttctagcacCCCCTCAAAATTAAATCCAACAATCATGTGGAATTATAATGTACCTATAAAAATAttggggggaaaagctaatccccAAACACTACACTCATATCATTTTGTAAGCAGATTCTCTTACTTTCTTTTCTATAATCTTTTTTAGAATGATTTGGGTTTATGAGGCCATTAGCATAACCTTGATGCCAAAACAAGAACAAGCCCCACTGGAAATCCCATAGGTCAACTTTATCTAATAGCAAACTtacgaaaatattaaaaaagaaataaatgaaatcttTAATGTAGCTGGGTATTAAAAGAATAATACACCACAAaggttttgttgttttatttgtttggatATTTTAATTCACCTTTTAAACTTTGGATACTTAAGGCTTTAGAGGGAAACCCCAATTTTTCACTATATAGCTTTGTACAAAACTTGAGTTATGTAagatttaaatgaaaatatactatcaagaaaaaataaataaatagaagattaAAAATACTTCATGGTTTTCAGGATGATTTAAAAATACAGCAGTgtaatggaaagcagtatggagattcctcagaaaacatggaatggaaccaccatttgacccagctatcccattccttggtctatacccagaggatttaaaatcagcatactatagtgatgcaggcacatcaatgtttatagcagctcaattcacaatagctaagctgtggaagcaacctagatgaccttcaatagatgaatggataaagaaatttggtatatatacacacactacaatattactcagcattaagaggataaattatggcatttgcaggtacatggatggagctggagagtatcatgctaagtgaaataagccaaaccaacaatacaaaggccaaatgttctctgtgataagcagatgctgatccataattaggagtgggggtagggaagaatgaaggaagttTAAATTGGGCAGAGTGGAGTGCAGAGAGAGGAGGGGGTGTGGGGTGGGAAAAGTGGTAGAATGGACATTATTATTCTAtaaacatgtatgattacactacccacgtgactctacatcatgttcagccagaggaagaaattgtgctccatttgtatacaatatgtcaaaatgcatactactgtcatgtataactaattagaacaaatttaaaagtaaaaaataaaaagaaatagtacatattaagaaaaaaatccagTAGTGTAACTGTTTACACAAATAGTTGAAAAAAGGATATTATTTCAtgagaaatataattaaaataacttAATCTCTAATAATTATTTGAATATACATTATGTATGTTTTaactcttaatttttaaaaagaggtagAAATTCCCTTCATGAAGAATACTTTGTAGCCAATTTCAAACAGAAAGTAATCAGAAGAGCCAAAGAAGGTCACTATATCTTAGACAAGGGAACAacccaataaaaatataaaacaatagtAAATATTCATGTCCCAGATGTCAACCCACCCAATTACATGGAAAAAAGATCCCCATGATATTAAGTCCCACATAGACCCCAACATCATAATAGTGAGTGCTTTCAGTATACCTTTATCACCAATAAACAGGGCATCAAAAACCTAAAATCAATTAAGATATCTCCAACCTAATTAACATTATAAATCTAATGAAAATAATGgacatctatagaatattccACCACAAAACAGCTAAATTTACCTTCTTCTCAGCTGTACATAGCACTTTTTCCAAAATAGTTCATATTCTAGGCAACAAAGTAAActttaacaaatacaaaaaaatcaatataacCCCACGTATCCTATTAGATCATGATGGAATGAAGCTAGATATCAAgagcaagaaaaataataaaaactgcataATCACATGGATAAGACTCAAAACTCTTTTAAATGAAGAAGGGATAGAATTAAAAATGAGGATAGAAATCAAgaaattctcagcaacacatgaaaataaataaataaaataaaagtccatctacaacaaaaaaattttttaaaaaatgcacgaGAACAGACATATAAAATAGCAAAATCTCTAAGAcagtatgaaagcagttctaagaggaaaatttgtagcattgagtgcctacattaaaaaattagagggctagggatatagctcattggtagagtgcctgcctggcatgcatgaggccctgggtttgatccctagtaccacaaaaagaaaaaaaaaaataagagatctTCCAAATAAATAACCTTATATTCCAGCTCAAggtcttagaaaaagaagaacaaactaacCTCAAACCAGGAGACAGGATAACTAAGATCAGAATCAAAATCAATTAAATTGAGTATAAGAAAATTGCAGAGGATCAACACAACAAAGAGTTGGTTTTGTGAAAAGATGagtaagatgaaaaaaaaaacatagccaAATTAAGCAAAAGAAAGGATGAGAAGGTGCAAATCAACAAGATCAGAGATGGAAAAGGAGATATTACCACAAACTCTTCTGAAATCCATGTTCTGATTATCAgaacctattttgaaaatttttactccaaGGAACTGGGAAATCTGGAACACATTGACAAATTCCATAtgctgcccaaattgaatcaggaaaatgaagaaaaccaaaacacaccaatattaagtaataaaattaaagcagcacataaaagacttaaaaaagaaaagaaaaaagaaagaaaaggggctagggttgtggctcagtggtagagtacttgcctagcatgtgtgaggcactgagtttgattctcagtactgcatataaataactgaataaaatgaagtttcatcaatttttttaattaaaaaagaaagaaagaaaagcctaGGATATGATATCTTCTCATCTGAGTCCTAGCAGACACTTTATCAGGCTTTCTCAAATTATTACATGAATATGAAAGGGAGAGAACACTCAAAAATACGTTTTATGAAGCCAGTATAaccttgataccaaaaccagagaaatatgcatcaaggaaagaaaactacagaccaatatccttgatgtacatagagacaaaaatccttactaaaatattagaaaggtgcattcaaaaacacatcaaaaataaTACTCCACGATCAAGTGGGTTTCTTCCcaaggatgcaagtttggttcaacatatgcaaatcaataaatgtaattcacctctTAAACATAATTcaggacaaaaatcacatgatcatctcaatagacccaGAAAAGGCCTTTGATGAAATTCAACACCCATCCATGTTAAAAACATTGGAGAAGCTTGGGATCGAAGGATCTTACACTCAACATCATAAgggccattttaaaaaatatgttttagttaaaaatggacctttatttattttttatttaattattctcagtgctgagaatcaaatccagtgtgtcatacatgctaggcaggcgctctactactgccacaaccccagcccaaagaccatttatgacaaacccaaagccaacatcatactaaatggaagaaaaactgaaagaattccctctaaaatcaggaaagaTACAAGgctgtccactctcaccactcttaCTCAATACAGCCCTTGAAACATTaatcagagcaatcaggcaaaaaaaggaaatcaaagggagacaaacaggaaaagaagaaatcaaacaatCTCTGTTTGCTGACCACATGATCTTATATCTACAAGACCCAAAATAACTCAACTAGAAGACTCCTATAGcttataaataaatttagcaaagtagcaggatacaaactcaacacccacaaatcaatagctttcctatactaCAACAGTAATTCATCTgaggaagaaatcaagaaaaccatTTCATTCGCAATAGCCTccctcaccccccaaaaaagaaaacttaaggacataaaagagcacttcaatgaaaatcatagaacactgaagaaaggaactaaagaagaccttagaagatagaaagacatCCCATGGATAGGGAGAATCAAAATTGTCCAAatgtccatactaccaaaagcaatatacatattcagtgcaatccccatcaaaatactaatgacattcttcacagaattagaaaacaacaattcttaaattcatttggaagaataagagacccagaacagcCAAAGCAATAATAAGTaagaaaagtaaagaaagagGCACCACAATGCCTGATTTGGAATTTTACGACAGAGATGTAAtgataaaaacagcatggaattGGTGTGAAAATAGACAGGAAGACCAACGacacagaataaaagacacagagacaaatccatacACTTCTAGCTGtctgatatttgacaaaggtgctaaaaatgtattttgaaagacggcctttttaacaaatggtgctgggaaaactagaaatgtagaaaaattaaACTAGAACCCTCTCTTTCATCCTGtacaaaactcaaatcaaaatggatcagaCTTAGGAATTAGTCAAGAACCTTTacaagaagaaaacatagggtcaacacttcattttgtatttgctggcactgacttccttaacaagattccaaagcacaagaaataaaaccaagaatctaaGAGGGATGCCATCACACTAAAAGTTTTCTGCATAACAAAGGAAATGatgaagagcatgaagagagaacctgcagaatgggagaaaatcttggctATCTATTCCTTTGCTGGGGTATTAATATGCAGAAtgtacaaagaactgaaaaaacttaacaccaaaaaataattCAATcgataaatgggaaaaaaaaactaaacagaaacttctcaaaagaagaaacacaatgaCCAACAAATgtatgggggaaaaaatgttcaacatctctagcacttagggaaatgcagatcaaacctacactaagatttcatctcactccaggcaAAATGACAATGACCAAGAATgtgaacaataataaatgctggcaaggttgTGGGAGGAAAGGAACACTTATACATGGTTGGTAGGACTGCATACTAGGACAACCATTTTGTAAATCAGAAAGGAGATTCATCAAATAATTAGGGATGAACCACCATATGACTCCCACTCCTTTGTGTtttcccaaaagatctaaaatcagcataatatagtgacatagccacatcaatgtcagtagcagtacaattcacaatagctaaaaatgAAATCAACCAAAATGACTGTCAATAGATTAATGAATTAAGAAATTGTGGTGTATACATGCAAGGGAGTTCTACACAGCCATGaaaaaagaatggaattatggcatttccagcaaatgaatggaaatgtagaatatcatgctaagtgaaataggccagactcagaaacttcaaggttaaatgttttctctcatttgtgaaggctagagtaaaataaaagaaatggggGATGGAAGGATAacataaagaaccaatcaaatagaAATTAATAGAGGAGCAAAAGGAAGTCTAGCAGATTAGAAGAAgaatgggagaggggagggggatggGAGGGCAAAGTCGGGGAGAAAGGGGAGGTCATGTACTGACATAGATTTCCATGCATCTTGGAGATTGTCTGGATGAACCCAATaactatgtataaatataaagctctatttttttaaaaaaaaaagagtatttttttttgtaaagcagTAAGCATGTAAACAGTCACAAAACATGTACTTACTTATACAGGCCCAATAATCATTATTTTTAGGAGCATTCTAATTAAAATTCAATCACTGGTTAGGATTAAGGAAAAAAGTTATTAGAAACACTGGGCTCAGCAAAGTTTCTAGATTCAAGGTCAGCATATAGAAATCTACAGCATTCTGTACACCAGTTAATAATCAATTACAAAATGGAATAACAAAAACtcttcacttctctcttttttttttttatttgatgctGGATAATTAAGCCAGGTACTTATATGTTCCaaacacatgctctaccactgaacctcaCCCCTGTCCTGATTTCAAGTTATTTAACATGAGAAACTCAAGTTTCCAATGAAGAAATATAGACTGTAGGTTCATGCAATCCCAGATATTccaaaggctgagacaggaggattgcaagttcaaacccagttcagcaacttagcaaggccctagcaacttagagagaccctgtctcaaaataaaaattttaaaaggactggggatgtgtctcagaggttaagtaactctgggttcaatccctggtacccaaaataaaaagaacagaaatGACATGCACTTAATATTTTCTCACTGTATGAATAaagaagatgattttttaaaaccagGAAGTACTTTCTAAAGTAAAATtcatcattttaatattttattacttaAGGAAAAGTGAAACACAAGAGTGTTTACTTTCTGCTACTTCCAAATGATGGTATCTCTATCTCAGAAAGAAGAGAAATAAAGCAACTTACCTTCCACCAACAAAATCTGAATTTCCTACAGAAATACTCCAGGACCCAGAGGAAGGTTCCCTCTTT
Encoded proteins:
- the LOC143387797 gene encoding lysine-specific demethylase 4D-like, which encodes MKSAHSGTQTRSSTILTFHPTMEEFSDFNNYIAYMESQGAHRAGLAKVIPPKEWRARQSYDDVSDILIATPLQQVVSGKAGMFTQYHKKKKAMTVGEYHLLAESEKYRTPLHLNFEDLERKYWKSRLYDSPIYGADISGSLFDENTKEWNLGHLGTILDLLEQECGVVIEGVNTPYLYFGMWKTTFAWHTEDMDLYSINYLHFGEPKTWYAVPPEHGQRLERLARELFPGSSQGCEAFLRHKVALISPTVLHENGIPFNRVTQEAGEFMVTFPYGYHAGFNHGFNCAEAINFATPRWIDYGKVASQCSCGEARVSFSMDPFVRILQPERYELWKCGQDRAVVDHTEPTAPGRQAMTTWRDVLSRRKASPSLRQFPVWQDPAALDHTKTTASAKQKQVPGRLTPSLRHHRGQGKRCLKCPVATGCGSRGCTPICPASCSMSSPNSYMQPRATVKGCFPKSGRIRGRTKTVNHLCSWELEAPEPTVLTQTKGLLMVATGNTASGSEHQPLPEDRALMNDSVSVRAGPYFPAKASGCRCAPDLQPLGPPLDPDEPMHPGPCL